The Theileria orientalis strain Shintoku DNA, chromosome 3, complete genome genome window below encodes:
- a CDS encoding uncharacterized protein (DNA polymerase epsilon subunit B domain containing protein) has protein sequence MVFLSNPGYLRLNGILFGVTSCDPLSGISRFPRRHGINSGKNMVCKPQSHSIRLICQQLLMQRSFFPSYPASKLPAEYAIDHTKLRELEFSSDMIPDVLLFCSSLKREPFVEFTNSRAFISVHSAGKSPKEDVVNSLTEVYITPKPLEEEQEEPIQDLDIGNRLTLSYTILKEE, from the coding sequence ATGGTGTTTTTATCGAATCCAGGGTATTTGAGGCTCAACGGAATACTTTTTGGCGTGACGTCGTGTGATCCACTATCTGGAATAAGTAGGTTTCCCAGGCGTCACGGAATTAACTCAGGCAAAAACATGGTGTGTAAGCCGCAATCGCATTCCATAAGGCTTATTtgccagcagctgctgatgCAACGGTCCTTCTTCCCGTCGTACCCGGCATCGAAGCTGCCAGCGGAGTATGCAATAGACCATACGAAGCTGCGGGAGTTGGAGTTCTCGTCGGACATGATTCCTGACGTGCTGCTGTTCTGCAGTTCGCTGAAGAGGGAGCCTTTTGTGGAATTCACGAATTCGAGAGCATTCATCAGCGTCCACAGCGCAGGGAAATCGCCGAAGGAGGACGTGGTTAACTCACTCACAGAAGTGTACATCACACCCAAGCCTCTGGAGGAAGAACAGGAGGAGCCGATACAGGACTTGGACATTGGGAATCGGCTGACGCTGTCCTACACGATTCTGAAGGAAGAATGA
- a CDS encoding uncharacterized protein (protein of unknown function DUF625 domain containing protein): MADDDKLTQETKIDVADTNNQNESTYSFQLTDDLSRHPVNSLPPSCRRVKLYEISSSNDNWLDKGTGFCYFDGDLESKNPKLLINLEHYGTKTLVSTNIKENSDYSSQNDSIIIWQESGDLRLFRALSFQNVIGHNACWSYIRNFVDEANMQSSGSNVSVHSSDATANSLYRILPVPTASSLQKLESSLETYLCQTNLSEGIYMDLLEKKWLKELFGFMYKCIINEDLNTMSAISSILLKFVLNWCGSLELMHIFVSDDVFFDLLKSFEYDVDLISQNIRMEHVKFFKKYVRHHEVIPINNATFYQLIHANYRINYLKDVILPRHLDEFSIQRINSTVYANMTEIMNIILTEDNNFFDLLKSKLSSNYMAALFLRELLLTTRSSNLVSQTDRNSLILMVRNYQLLNELNGYFDESCEACKMYKETLLPLNKQSEEYYKNVKSVLSSLKGRSELNKLNHTTEEGQEGTSAPREGSGSDSAFEEKAELINREEYRPNLLCTSRHRLIEPLSLVVEIFHTCQDIFPAIVRSAVFIDAEIHGSPRLLLGLCDVLLNVSNEGLQSQTREIISRLLDPKNMDLPEKDEICNIFYDKGVLDYLMNYLNNSTTQKPSTEGERTPRLASEGDTQKNRSSDVSSKNRTDVCTASEEDTNSSEIMDLDVKNDTTVDKIEMNINAKLNIMEILSLCAREHKHRFKLRVQSQKIPLKVIKSSMSPYDKFLVVGSIKFIKICIQMKVSHRFKHRDKLVNKHIIRYNILRYILWILMYKVDAYSSNGSILESACLSLLAAIEATGTDSLIVYLFEDPFCQNITTKLKKYNACYNMLFNNLQRIYHSINNKSSFDENKWFEEDEDEEEEDLLAEKRKMDQDAMLEDNLISVYTATGANLLYEDSPSDKWVINKKIKITPSINNNLMEGGINKKITVKLKNKDDRSIADEFLLDAQDVDTIN, translated from the exons ATGGCTGATGATGATAAACTCACTCAAGAAACTAAAATTGATGTAGCTGATACAAATAATCAGAATGAATCTACCTATTCGTTTCAATTGACCGATGACTTGAGCAGACACCCAGTAAACTCCTTGCCTCCAAGCTGTAGAAGAGTTAAACTATACGAAATATCATCATCAAAT gATAATTGGCTGGACAAGGGAACAGGATTCTGCTATTTTGACGGTGATTTGGAGTCGAAGAATCCGAAACTATTGATTAATCTGGAGCACTACGGAACCAAGACGCTGGTTTCGACAAATATAAAGGAGAACTCAGACTATTCGTCTCAAAATG ATTCTATTATAATATGGCAGGAATCTGGCGATTTGAGGCTCTTCAGAGCACTTTCATTCCAGAACGTAATAGGTCACAACGCCTGCTG GTCCTATATACGGAACTTCGTGGATGAAGCCAATATGCAATCTTCGGGGTCGAATGTGTCAGTACACTCGAGCGATGCGACTGCGAACTCACTATACAGAATATTGCCAGTGCCCACGGCGAGCTCGTTACAGAAGTTGGAATCGTCTCTCGAGACATAC CTGTGCCAGACGAATTTGTCAGAAGGGATATATATGGATCTACTGGAGAAAAAATGGTTGAAGGAACTGTTTGGATTCATGTAtaagtgtataataaacGAAGATTTGAACACTATGTCGGCAATATCGTCAATACTGCTGAAGTTCGTGCTTAATTGGTGCGGGTCGCTGGAGCTGATGCACATATTTGTCTCGGACGACGTGTTTTTTGACCTTTTGAAGTCATTTGAAT ATGACGTGGACCTGATATCGCAAAACATAAGAATGGAGCACGTGAAGTTCTTTAAGAAGTACGTGAGGCATCACGAAGTCATCCCAATCAACAACGCGACCTTCTACCAGCTGATACACGCGAACTATAGGATCAACTACCTGAAGGACGTTATTCTGCCGAGGCACCTGGACGAGTTCTCGATTCAGAGAATTAACTCGACAGTGTACGCAAACATGACGGAAATAATGAACATCATCCTGACGGAGGACAACAACTTCTTCGACCTGCTCAAGTCAAAGCTGTCGTCGAACTACATGGCAGCACTGTTCCTGAGAGAACTGCTGCTGACGACAAGGTCGAGTAACCTGGTCTCGCAGACTGACAGGAACTCGCTGATACTGATGGTAAGAAACTACCAGCTGCTCAACGAGTTGAACGGATACTTTGACGAGTCGTGCGAAGCGTGCAAGATGTACAAGGAGACGCTGCTGCCGTTGAACAAGCAGTCGGAGGAATATTATAAGAATGTCAAGTCGGTGCTGTCGAGCCTCAAAGGCAGGAGTGAGCTTAACAAGCTGAACCACACGACGGAGGAGGGGCAGGAAGGAACTAGTGCGCCCAGAGAAGGGAGTGGAAGCGACTCGGCATTTGAGGAGAAAGCAGAGTTGATAAACAGAGAGGAGTACAGACCGAACCTGCTATGCACGAGCAGGCACAGGCTAATCGAGCCGCTGAGTCTGGTGGTGGAGATATTCCACACGTGCCAGGACATATTCCCAGCAATAGTGCGCTCAGCAGTCTTCATCGACGCGGAGATCCACGGCTCGCCGAGGTTGCTGCTGGGACTCTGCGACGTGCTGCTGAACGTGTCGAACGAAGGGCTGCAGTCGCAGACGAGGGAGATCATATCGAGGCTGCTCGACCCGAAAAACATGGACCTGCCGGAAAAGGACGAGATCTGCAACATTTTCTATGACAAGGGAGTGCTGGACTACCTGATGAACTACCTGAACAACTCGACGACGCAAAAACCGAGCACCGAGGGAGAAAGAACGCCGAGATTAGCAAGTGAAGGGGACACGCAGAAAAATAGAAGCAGCGATGTGAGCAGTAAGAATAGGACAGACGTCTGCACTGCGTCAGAAGAGGACACGAACTCGAGTGAAATAATGGATCTGGATGTGAAGAACGACACCACAGTCGATAAGATCGAAATGAACATAAACGCAAAGTTGAACATAATGGAGATCTTATCGCTGTGCGCAAGAGAGCACAAACACAGGTTTAAGCTAAGAGTGCAGTCGCAAAAGATACCACTGAAGGTCATCAAGTCCTCAATGTCGCCCTACGACAAGTTCCTGGTGGTGGGCTCGATcaaattcattaaaatcTGCATACAGATGAAGGTAAGCCACAGGTTTAAACACAGA GACAAGCTGGTGAACAAGCACATCATCAGATACAATATACTCAGATACATACTGTGGATACTGATGTACAAGGTGGACGCGTACAGCAGTAACGGGTCGATACTGGAGAGCGCGTGCCTGTCGCTGCTGGCAGCAATAGAGGCGACGGGCACAGACTCGCTGATCGTGTACCTGTTTGAGGACCCGTTCTGCCAGAACATCACGACGAAGCTTAAGAAGTACAACGCGTGCTACAACATGCTCTTCAACAACCTGCAGAGAATATACCACTCAATCAACAACAAAAGCAGCTTCGACGAAAACAAGTGGTTTGAGGAGGACgaagacgaggaggaggaggacctgctggCGGAGAAACGTAAGATGGACCAGGACGCAATGCTCGAAGATAACCTGATAAGCGTGTACACGGCGACCGGCGCAAACTTACTCTACGAGGATTCGCCGAGCGACAAATGGGTAATAAACAAGAAGATTAAGATAACTCCAA GCATTAATAATAACCTGATGGAAGGCGggattaataaaaaaatcaCAGTCAAGCTCAAAAACAAAG aCGATCGGTCGATTGCGGATGAGTTTTTGTTGGACGCACAGGACGTTGACACTATAAACTAA
- a CDS encoding integral membrane protein: MNLLGKVLTDKTFKERHEIVSWLTLSYLLNIGLLTLQIVGLMHYMYMCQQWCLYLIILDAVCLFKWIVSSLPKMVGHKGSSCWVVYTRIFTIKSFVIFFWVLPERPRSKGVLIKSVGGSSIEIMLLLFITPTLYAILAFNTGVHLYGGLNMISSERLIHSDMIIHVVFDFLDIIDIFHKFSIDYNSMINTFYFYKIFCGVFLATPIFLHGYSFPCMSGASKAKTNKNSKTSTANDIYFCRKFAAIVGIFFVDLPFLFIRIYSWQSRVHYSAFGPFMLKNLCFLLLQITRIRQTSTAIRSLETSGNLNKSTLSETPQDLTVSDINNQTAKIIVKKYVDEIKSVKLTEILLKMLFMVNVDIKSELTHYLDNNLSFSNWSNTLLSLPVFIFSASKFILTFILVKIVQKDYISYGIELLRFENLQSVFTSSSHKLFFTCFEVLMASCILIFLIWSIMGPMIEALLLSVSIFIRLSSFVYSLMVVCFYIDSFKLLEMLASNSLGKPIYYIFVIFSFKPFVDLLINLYPLLCVFLGKKNIYYINPSTFNHNKLKLHENILFKKNVQDMSQSYSSYTLLVGPNLIKASRLHYGLFYYHRRRLVTTIFVRLFCLLLTFTRGGSLKLISTLFLVDIALMVFYTLYTCVQRIIAMEAMEVQIIANDIINEQNKDEFTKIMNFSNVHRLSKDNKIYRKFKRHYEMCLPNSLFSLL, translated from the exons ATGAATCTCCTCGGCAAGGTGCTCACAGATAAGACTTTTAAGGAAAGGCACGAAATAGTCTCATGGTTAACACTGTCGTACCTTCTAAACATCGGCCTGTTGACATTGCAGATTGTTGGACTGATGCATTACATGTATATGTGCCAACAGTGGTGCCTGTACCTTATCATTCTTGACGCGGTTTGCCTGTTCAAGTGGATAGTATCGAGCTTGCCCAAAATGGTGGGACACAAAGGCTCGAGCTGCTGGGTGGTCTACACGAGAATATTCACAATAAAGTCGTTCGTGATCTTCTTCTGGGTTTTGCCAGAAAGACCGCGCTCCAAGGGAGTGCTAATAAAGTCGGTCGGTGGGTCGTCAATAGAGATTATGCTACTGCTATTCATAACCCCGACACTGTACGCAATTTTGGCATTTAACACAGGAGTGCACCTCTACGGAGGATTGAACATGATTTCGTCAGAAAGACTTATCCACAGCGACATGATCATCCACGTAGTGTTCGACTTCCTGGACATAATTGACATATTCCACAAGTTCTCAATTGATTACAACTCAATGATAAACACGTTTTACTTCTACAAAATATTCTGCGGAGTGTTTCTAGCGACGCCAATATTTTTGCACGGATACAGTTTCCCGTGTATGAGTGGAGCGTCGAAAGCtaaaactaataaaaaCTCGAAGACGAGCACTGCAAATGACATATACTTTTGTCGGAAGTTTGCAGCAATAGTTGGAATATTCTTTGTGGATCTGccgtttttgtttataagGATATACTCGTGGCAGTCGAGAGTACACTATTCAG CATTTGGACCCTTTATGCTGAAAAATCTGTGCTTCCTGCTGCTCCAAATAACACGAATAAGACAGACCTCAACAGCAATTAGATCACTTGAGACTTCTGGAAATTTAAACAAGAGTACTTTGAGTGAGACGCCTCAAGACCTTACGGTTTCGGACATAAATAACCAAACTGCCAAGATCATAGTGAAGAA GTATGTGGATGAAATAAAGTCAGTAAAGCTAACTGAGATACTGCTAAAGATGCTTTTCATGGTCAATGTTGACATTAAAAGTGAACTGACGCACTACCTCGACAATAATCTATCGTTTTCAAACTGGTCAAACACTCTGTTGTCGCTTCCAGTGTTTATATTCTCAGCATCTAAGTTCATACTAACGTTCATATTGGTTAAAATAGTGCAG AAGGACTACATTTCTTATGGGATCGAATTGCTGAGGTTTGAGAACCTGCAATCAGTGTTCACTTCGTCAAGCCACAAGCTCTTTTTTACATGCTTTGAGGTCTTGATGGCATCGTGCATACTCATATTCCTCATATGGTCCATCATGGGACCGATGATAGAAGCGCTTTTGCTTTCAGTATCAATATTCATAAGGCTGAGTTCTTTCGTATACTCATTAATGGTGGTATGCTTCTACATTGACTCGTtcaagctgctggagatgTTGGCCTCAAATTCACTAGGGAAGccaatatattacatatttgtaatattttcatttaaacCG TTCGTCGATTTGTTGATTAACCTGTACCCATTGCTGTGCGTATTTCTGGGCAAGAAGAACATATACTACATAAACCCATCCACATTTAACCACAATAAACTCAAGTTGCACGAAAACATACTGTTTAAGAAGAACGTTCAGGACATGTCACAGT CCTATTCTAGTTACACTCTGCTAGTCGGACCAAACTTAATAAAGGCTTCGAGGCTTCACTATGGTCTGTTTTACTATCACAGGAGGAGGCTTGTAACAACAATCTTCGTTAGATTGTTCTGCCTCTTGTTGACGTTTACCCGGGGAGGAAGCCTTAAGTTGATCTCCACCCTATTCCTGGTAGATATAGCGTTGATGgttttttacacactgtACACGTGTGTGCAGAGAATAATCGCAATGGAGGCAATGGAGGTGCAGATTATCGCAAACGACATTATAAACGAACAGAACAAGGACGAATTCACTAAAATTATGAATTTTAGCAACGTACACCGCCTGTCAAAAGACAATAAGATATATAGGAAGTTCAAGAGGCACTACGAGATGTGCCTACCAAACTCCCTATTTTCACTGCTttaa
- a CDS encoding cold shock protein — translation MARLSGTCKWFNSKKGYGFITLDSGEDVFVHQSEIYADGFRSLRENEKVELEVVLENDRKKAIHVTGPDGDYVMGSQNELFRSNRNRYQDSESSAMYRNDDRDFDMNRRY, via the coding sequence atggctAGACTTAGTGGAACGTGCAAGTGGTTCAATTCAAAGAAGGGTTACGGCTTTATAACTCTCGATAGTGGCGAAGACGTGTTCGTACACCAATCCGAGATTTACGCCGACGGATTCAGGTCGTTAAGGGAAAACGAGAAGGTCGAGTTAGAAGTTGTTCTTGAAAATGATAGGAAGAAGGCCATTCACGTGACTGGACCTGACGGAGATTATGTAATGGGATCACAAAACGAATTGTTTAGGAGCAATCGTAATAGATATCAGGACTCGGAATCTTCAGCTATGTACAGAAATGACGATCGTGATTTCGATATGAATAGAAGGTATTAA
- a CDS encoding ATP synthase subunit alpha: protein MKFISKITKSFYQSSRTRNIGFLNNGLNFNRSFATTKVSPAEISKLLQSRISGWDTQKDVKDVGHVINVGDGIARIYGLKEVKAGELVMFSSGVAGMALNLETDNIGVVIFGDDRSILEGDTVSRTNRILDVPVGPELLGRVVDALGRPIDGKGDVNTKETSRVEVPAPGIIDRRSVHEPMTTGMKCVDSLVPIGRGQRELIIGDRQTGKTALAVDTILNQKLMNEGSDDSKKLYCIYVAVGQKRSTVARILKTLEDNDALKYTVVVAATASDPAPLQFLAPFTGCSMGEWFRNNKKHCVIIYDDLSKQATAYRQMSLLLRRPPGREAYPGDIFYLHSRLLERAAKMSDANGSGSLTALPIIETQAGDVSAYIPTNVISITDGQIFLESELFYKGIRPAINVGLSVSRVGSAAQSKAMKQVSGTMKLDLAQFREIQAFSQFGSDLDASTQQLLTRGTLLTELLKQKQYSPLSVPLQICVIYGGVNGLLDKLDPKLVNRYEEELLEHLSSQHSDLLTTLEKEGVLTPETESRLKSTLENFINNFNK, encoded by the exons ATGAAGTTTATTAGTAAAATCACCAAGTCATTTTATCAATCTTCCCGAACTAGAAACATTGGATTTCTTAACAACggtttaaattttaacagaAGTTTCGCCACAACTAAAGTATCTCCTGCTGAGATCTCAAAGTTGCTCCAAAGCCGTATATCAGGCTGGGACACCCAG AAGGACGTCAAAGACGTTGGCCATGTAATCAACGTCGGTGACGGTATTGCACGCATCTATGGTTTGAAGGAGGTGAAAGCCGGCGAACTGGTGATGTTCTCGTCCGGTGTGGCAGGAATGGCACTTAACCTGGAAACAGACAACATCGGTGTAGTTATATTCGGTGATGATAG GTCGATTTTGGAAGGTGATACGGTGAGCAGAACGAACAGGATCTTGGACGTACCAGTGGGTCCGGAGTTGCTGGGAAGAGTGGTTGACGCCTTGGGGCGTCCAATAGACGGAAAGGGGGACGTAAACACGAAGGAGACGAGTCGTGTGGAGGTGCCGGCACCAGGCATCATAGACAGAAGGAGCGTGCACGAGCCCATGACCACAGGAATGAAGTGCGTAGACTCACTCGTGCCGATCGGACGTGGCCAGAGAGAGCTGATCATCGGCGACAGGCAAACGGGAAAGACTGCACTAGCAG TGGACACCATTTTGAACCAGAAGCTAATGAACGAAGGCTCCGATGACTCTAAAAAGTTGTACTGTATATATGTTGCAGTTGGACAGAAAAGATCCACAGTGGCAAGGATTCTGAAAACGCTGGAGGACAACGACGCGCTCAAGTATACCGTGGTTGTGGCTGCGACGGCCTCAGACCCGGCACCGTTGCAGTTTCTGGCGCCGTTTACAGGGTGCAGCATGGGAGAGTGGTTCAGAAACAATAAGAAGCACTGCGTAATTATCTACGACGACCTGTCGAAGCAGGCGACAGCCTACAGGCAAATGTCGCTGCTGTTGAGGAGGCCCCCAGGACGTGAAGCATATCCAG GTGACATCTTCTATCTGCACTCGCGTCTGCTCGAAAGAGCGGCGAAGATGAGTGACGCTAACGGATCGGGATCACTGACGGCACTGCCCATAATTGAGACGCAGGCGGGAGACGTGTCGGCCTACATCCCGACGAACGTCATTTCAATCACAGACGGGCAGATATTCCTGGAGTCTGAGTTGTTCTACAAGGGAATCAGGCCAGCAATCAACGTGGGCCTGTCAGTGTCGAGAGTGGGCTCGGCGGCGCAGTCGAAGGCGATGAAGCAGGTCTCGGGCACCATGAAGCTGGACCTGGCGCAGTTCAGAGAAATACAGGCATTCTCGCAGTTCGGCTCGGACCTCGACGCGAGCacgcagcagctgctgacgagGGGCACGCTGCTGActgagctgctgaagcagaagcagtACTCGCCGCTCTCAGTGCCGCTGCAGATCTGCGTCATCTACGGCGGCGTCAACGGGCTGCTGGACAAGCTGGACCCGAAGCTCGTGAACAGGTACGAGGAGGAATTGCTGGAGCACCTGAGCAGCCAGCACTCGGACCTCCTGACCACCctggaaaaggaaggagTGCTGACTCCGGAAACGGAATCGAGGCTGAAGAGCACACTCGAGAActttataaacaattttaacaagtaa